Within the Syngnathus scovelli strain Florida chromosome 6, RoL_Ssco_1.2, whole genome shotgun sequence genome, the region AAAAAGATTCCAGCTCACCAGCAACTCTAAAAAAAGTGGTATTAAAAAATGGATAGATATTAAAATATGCAGTTTTGTTCAGGATTTGCTCTATGTCAAATCAAaacatataataatatattgctagctatggattattattaatttatttttagtaaagagaaaaataaatccAGAAGAATAAGTCCGATTCAAATATTTCGACAATTTCTTTTCTGAGGTCAATTGAAGATAATATTCAACAAATTGACCAGTAAAATGTTTTAAATCATGTAAAGTATGTACAAAAAAAACTCAAGCGTGTGACATAGCTAAGGGGAAGAATCCCAGCAATTCCGTCAACCGACATTGTGACATCTGCTAGACAGCAATCAAACAGCACTTTGTCTTCTTGTCACTCACGATGTTCTCCTTCACAGACGCTTTTGTATTTCTTCATCAGATAATAAAACTGTTCGTTTCCAGTATGTCtggcaaatatatatatttttttacatggaGCTTAAAACAATTAGACAGTGCATGTGTAGTTCTCCACCGAGTGTGAAATGTCTCATCTACTGATGTCACTTCTCCATTGTCCTTCAAAGGGGGCTCAACAACAACATCTTGGAGACGCGTCCGTACCTCCAGCAGGAGTACGCATGCCAGCACATCAACCTCACGGACATGTGCGCGCTCACGTTGCTACCGCCCGGCATGGACAAAGCCGAGTGGTTGGCCAGCAACAGTCAGTAACTCTTCCGCTTTTTCGGCGGTTAAAAACGACGCGTCGTTTCATTCGCTCCTCTCTTTGCAGCCGTGTCGTTTTTCAAGCACATAAACCTGTTCTCCAGCGCGCTGTCCGAGTTCTGCACCCCCACCACCTGCCCGACCGCCTGTGGACCGGGCGACACGTGAGTTAATGGTGCACGACGCCGTGAAATGGAGCCGTCGGATAATATTGTTATTTATGCCGTCGTTATGAAccttagagatttttttttttgggaaacatAGACACTTCCATGCATACTTTCTATCCTTGTTTTTAGAGTTTATGTTTGGACTGATGATCATGGCAGGAAGCTGAAATGCTCTGCTCCTCTCTACTTTGACTACGCCATGTCCTACATTCAGGACCTTCTCACAGATGAAGAGGTGTTCCCCACAAAAGCAGGTAAAAATCCTTAAGAtagttttttcaaattttttttctatctGGTCCAGTCATGCTTGGAATTGAACAGAAGCTCACTTATTTTTGCTTTGAAAGCAGAATTTTGGGTGAATTCCAAGTTCTTAATGAACTCCCATTATGAGTCCCAATAAGAACCAAATATCAAAGACAGATcacaaacaaaactttttttgttgACGTCATGTGAGCTAAGCAGGCGGGGAGAGATTATAATTGCTAAACAACCCCAGATTCCAGAGTAATTTGTTTAGTGTGTAAAGTGAGCCAATTTCGTCATTATGAcactatttatatttatatataaatccCTCACCTTTGAATTTCAGGCTCAGTTTTCCCCACCGGCTTCATCTTCCTGGTGCAGAAGGTGTTTTTGTTGCTGTTCAGGACTCTGGCCCACATCTACTGGTC harbors:
- the LOC125971098 gene encoding MOB kinase activator 2; this translates as MGGCHSYPTTTKADGKAPPDVCKVGLNNNILETRPYLQQEYACQHINLTDMCALTLLPPGMDKAEWLASNTVSFFKHINLFSSALSEFCTPTTCPTACGPGDTVYVWTDDHGRKLKCSAPLYFDYAMSYIQDLLTDEEVFPTKAGSVFPTGFIFLVQKVFLLLFRTLAHIYWSHFRQTHALGLHAHLNTLFAHLTLFCRQHALLDAEDTEPLQDLISALGLQGGTQDKK